One Leptolyngbya sp. 'hensonii' genomic region harbors:
- a CDS encoding ABC transporter ATP-binding protein produces the protein MIEVEHLSKIYGSTTAIRDVTFAVERGEILGFLGPNGAGKTTTMRILAGYLPASSGTARIAGYDVHEQSLAVRQRIGYLPEVPPLYLEMSVEGFLHFVARLKGVSAGDRPQRVETALQRCGLLDKRQVLIRKLSKGYRQRVGIAQAIVHDPPAIILDEPTVGLDPRQIIEVRKLIKSLAGDHTVILSTHILPEASMTCNRVAIINRGEIVATNSPDRLTAELAGGIGYELEIEGSFSAIRQALQTVPAVTQVEAASDTTLPDRCVVHVRLENGQEMGRELAAAIVGANLGLYEMKRTRLSLEDVFLELTMAEQTLTESLASDNSDAYHDLSSAESTASIEEAT, from the coding sequence ATGATCGAAGTCGAACATTTAAGCAAAATCTACGGCTCAACGACAGCCATTCGGGATGTCACCTTTGCAGTAGAACGGGGGGAAATCCTCGGTTTTTTGGGTCCGAATGGAGCTGGCAAAACCACAACCATGCGCATTCTGGCCGGTTATCTACCCGCCAGTAGCGGCACCGCCCGGATTGCCGGTTACGACGTCCATGAACAGTCTCTAGCAGTGCGCCAGCGGATTGGTTATTTGCCAGAAGTTCCGCCCCTATATCTGGAGATGAGCGTCGAAGGATTTCTGCACTTTGTCGCCCGACTTAAGGGAGTCAGTGCGGGCGATCGCCCCCAGCGAGTCGAAACTGCCCTGCAGCGTTGCGGCCTATTGGACAAGCGCCAGGTCTTGATTCGCAAACTCTCCAAGGGATACCGGCAACGGGTGGGCATTGCCCAGGCGATCGTCCACGATCCTCCCGCCATCATTCTGGACGAACCCACGGTGGGGCTTGATCCCCGACAAATTATTGAAGTTCGCAAGCTGATCAAAAGTCTGGCAGGCGATCATACCGTCATCCTCTCGACCCACATTTTGCCCGAAGCCAGCATGACCTGTAATCGGGTCGCCATCATCAACCGAGGAGAAATTGTCGCCACGAACAGCCCCGATCGACTGACGGCGGAACTGGCGGGCGGCATCGGTTATGAACTGGAGATCGAAGGCTCCTTCTCGGCCATCCGGCAAGCCCTGCAGACCGTTCCTGCTGTTACCCAGGTCGAGGCCGCCTCAGACACGACCCTGCCCGATCGCTGTGTCGTGCATGTCAGGCTGGAGAATGGTCAGGAGATGGGTCGAGAACTGGCTGCGGCGATCGTCGGGGCAAATCTGGGTCTGTATGAGATGAAACGGACCCGGCTCAGCCTGGAGGATGTCTTCCTAGAGCTGACAATGGCAGAACAGACCCTGACAGAGTCCCTGGCATCGGACAACTCAGATGCCTATCATGATCTGTCGTCGGCAGAATCTACAGCATCTATCGAGGAGGCCACTTAG
- a CDS encoding fasciclin domain-containing protein — MKYSFKSITGFAGILGLTLGAGLPVSAQLNPNPTIFQEPPYAPVQRNYTTEIMVPVSDQPQTISQILKRSNSFTILNALLPVADQGQSGGFVSMLDSNGSYTVFAPTDQAFAELPAGVVKALVQPENRDLLLQLLSYHVVPRSYMATDIRTGELKTSNGAMLTIRPGDSSATATVMVNDASVIKPDIQASNGVIQVIDRVMIPPKLQSRINALALGPSTLERYRALTQDSNAPRTGNRIPNGSDMTPGRGNIFTPGSGNQLPGSVPANQYPDSSDISNPQGGSRSSEPSANPAIPNPGSTPMSPNPSQPLSPSTPSTP; from the coding sequence ATGAAGTATTCGTTCAAGTCAATCACAGGGTTTGCCGGAATTCTTGGCCTAACTCTGGGGGCGGGGCTACCTGTCTCAGCCCAGTTGAACCCCAACCCCACCATTTTCCAGGAGCCCCCCTATGCTCCAGTTCAACGCAATTACACGACTGAAATCATGGTGCCGGTTTCTGATCAACCGCAGACCATTTCCCAGATCCTGAAGCGCAGCAACTCGTTCACCATACTGAACGCCCTTTTACCGGTTGCTGATCAGGGACAATCGGGTGGTTTTGTCTCCATGTTGGACAGCAATGGCTCCTATACTGTCTTTGCTCCTACCGATCAGGCCTTTGCTGAACTCCCTGCAGGTGTGGTCAAGGCCCTGGTGCAGCCGGAAAATCGGGACCTACTGCTCCAACTTTTGTCTTACCACGTCGTCCCCCGGTCTTACATGGCCACCGATATTCGTACTGGTGAGTTGAAGACTAGTAACGGTGCCATGCTGACCATACGGCCAGGAGATTCCTCCGCTACCGCAACGGTCATGGTTAATGATGCTTCTGTAATCAAACCAGATATTCAGGCCAGTAATGGCGTCATCCAGGTTATCGATCGGGTGATGATTCCCCCCAAACTGCAATCCCGGATTAATGCCCTAGCCTTAGGTCCGTCTACGCTCGAGCGCTATCGCGCCCTGACCCAGGACAGTAATGCTCCCAGAACTGGCAATCGGATTCCTAACGGATCTGATATGACCCCTGGGAGAGGCAATATCTTTACCCCAGGTAGCGGGAATCAACTACCTGGCAGTGTTCCCGCAAATCAGTATCCAGATTCCTCAGATATCAGCAATCCCCAAGGTGGGAGCCGATCGTCTGAGCCAAGTGCTAATCCAGCCATCCCGAACCCAGGCAGCACCCCTATGTCTCCCAACCCCAGCCAGCCTTTAAGCCCCAGCACTCCCTCAACGCCGTAG
- the ilvN gene encoding acetolactate synthase small subunit, with translation MKHTLSVLVEDEAGVLTRIAGLFARRGFNIESLAVGPAEQMGISRITMVVPGDDRIIEQITKQLYKLINVLKVQDVTNVPCVERELMLMKVNANTATRSEVLELAQIFRARVVDVAEDSLTLEVVGDPGKMVAIVQVLTKFGIREIARTGKVSLTRESGVNTEYLKSLEAKL, from the coding sequence ATGAAACACACCCTTTCCGTCCTGGTAGAAGATGAGGCCGGGGTGCTCACCCGGATCGCTGGCCTGTTTGCCCGCCGTGGTTTCAACATCGAAAGTCTGGCTGTGGGACCGGCTGAGCAAATGGGGATTTCACGGATTACCATGGTTGTCCCTGGAGACGATCGCATCATTGAGCAGATCACCAAGCAGCTCTACAAACTGATCAACGTGCTCAAGGTCCAGGACGTGACGAATGTGCCCTGCGTAGAGCGGGAACTGATGCTGATGAAGGTGAACGCCAACACGGCAACCCGGTCTGAAGTGCTGGAACTGGCGCAAATTTTTCGAGCCCGGGTGGTGGATGTCGCCGAAGATTCTTTGACCCTGGAAGTCGTTGGCGATCCCGGCAAAATGGTGGCGATCGTTCAGGTATTAACCAAGTTTGGTATTCGGGAAATTGCCCGTACCGGCAAGGTTTCTCTGACTCGCGAGTCCGGTGTCAATACCGAATATCTGAAGTCTCTGGAAGCAAAACTGTAA
- a CDS encoding alpha/beta fold hydrolase → MKIETEPCLPWQQRVGNQRDWVWRGWQTRYTFLRDPQTPIETPPLILLHGFGASIGHWRHNITELGQSHAVYALDMLGFGATEKPITTYNVSLWVDQIYDFWQTLIRKPVVLVGNSIGSLVCMAAAAAHPEMVQGIVMMSLPDPHLEADLVPAPLRPLVMLTKKVVAALLMPAFYVVRRPGFVRQWAGVAYANPEAVTDELVEILVGPAQDRGAVGAFAAIFKGMSLPEPGLSARLLLPTLTIPILLIWGKQDRMVPYPLARPQQFIQYNPRLTLIELEDCGHCPHDECPEPVNQAILEWIKSWSRDLVDSPEQDKIEV, encoded by the coding sequence ATGAAGATAGAGACAGAACCTTGTTTACCCTGGCAACAACGGGTCGGCAACCAGCGGGATTGGGTCTGGCGTGGCTGGCAAACCCGCTACACCTTTCTGCGCGACCCCCAGACCCCGATCGAGACTCCCCCACTCATTTTGCTGCATGGATTCGGGGCCTCGATCGGTCACTGGCGTCACAACATTACGGAATTAGGCCAGTCCCATGCGGTCTATGCTCTGGATATGCTGGGCTTTGGGGCCACAGAGAAACCGATCACAACCTACAACGTCAGCCTCTGGGTGGACCAAATCTATGATTTCTGGCAAACGTTGATTAGAAAACCCGTCGTCCTGGTGGGGAATTCGATCGGTTCTCTGGTCTGCATGGCAGCAGCAGCCGCCCATCCAGAGATGGTTCAGGGTATTGTTATGATGAGTTTGCCTGACCCGCATCTGGAGGCCGATCTGGTGCCCGCCCCCCTGCGTCCTCTGGTCATGCTTACCAAAAAAGTTGTGGCTGCCCTGCTGATGCCCGCTTTCTACGTCGTTCGCCGTCCCGGATTTGTGCGGCAATGGGCTGGTGTCGCCTATGCCAATCCAGAGGCTGTCACCGATGAACTGGTGGAGATTCTGGTCGGTCCTGCTCAAGATCGGGGAGCGGTTGGGGCTTTCGCAGCCATCTTCAAAGGAATGAGTCTGCCAGAACCGGGCCTCAGCGCCCGACTCCTGCTGCCCACCCTGACCATCCCCATTTTACTGATCTGGGGCAAACAGGATCGGATGGTCCCCTATCCCCTGGCCCGGCCCCAACAATTCATCCAGTACAATCCACGCTTAACTCTGATTGAGCTGGAAGACTGTGGCCATTGTCCCCATGATGAATGTCCAGAGCCTGTGAACCAAGCAATTCTGGAATGGATAAAATCCTGGTCCAGAGACTTGGTGGACTCTCCAGAGCAAGATAAGATTGAAGTTTAA
- a CDS encoding type IV pilin-like G/H family protein — protein sequence MNQPFFLTVLKSQKLAAAISLGLIVAACNQAQEPSPTSSVPTPLASEPSSASPGATPPAVSSMVSAAAEREATVYMGSMARAQQAFYLEQAKFAATIKDLLVGIPEATENYQYQIVSAAPTQVQMTAIPKKDGLKSFLAAVFIVGKGAEGLPQAITCGTDQPSKTPPGMPAAPKAATEALKCPAGSSIAK from the coding sequence ATGAACCAGCCATTTTTCCTGACTGTATTGAAAAGCCAAAAGTTAGCTGCGGCGATCTCCCTGGGGTTAATTGTGGCTGCCTGTAATCAGGCTCAGGAGCCATCCCCGACCTCTTCCGTTCCTACTCCCCTGGCTTCAGAACCATCCTCTGCCTCGCCTGGTGCTACTCCCCCAGCAGTTTCGTCGATGGTTAGCGCTGCCGCTGAACGGGAGGCAACGGTTTACATGGGCAGTATGGCCAGGGCGCAGCAAGCGTTTTATCTGGAACAAGCAAAATTTGCGGCGACGATTAAAGATTTGCTGGTGGGGATTCCTGAAGCTACAGAGAACTACCAGTACCAGATTGTGTCTGCTGCTCCCACCCAGGTCCAGATGACCGCCATCCCGAAAAAGGATGGCCTCAAGAGTTTTCTGGCTGCTGTTTTTATTGTGGGTAAAGGAGCGGAGGGTTTGCCCCAGGCGATTACCTGTGGGACGGATCAGCCTTCCAAAACCCCGCCAGGGATGCCTGCTGCTCCCAAGGCTGCGACTGAGGCCCTCAAGTGTCCAGCAGGGTCTTCGATCGCAAAGTAA
- the mutS gene encoding DNA mismatch repair protein MutS yields the protein MADVSSATPDPTEGIPERLVKNKDRMADHRLVDRDLLTPMMRHYVEMKDRYPQALLLYRVGDFFESFFQDAVTIARELELVLTGKESGKELGRAFMAGIPHHALERYCTLLVEKGYAIAICDQVEDPALAQGLVRREVTRVITPGTVLEEGMLTARRNNFLAALVIAGPHWGLAYADISTGEFFTTQASPLEQLTQELMRLQPSEVLFPTHAPDLIGLLRPGEPSEQLPDCLPVQFCYTLRSQLPFSQGEARQRLLETFRVRSLEGLGCEHLPLAIRAAGGLLEYLEDTQKDRSVPLQLPRTYTLTDYLTIDHQTRRNLEITQTVRDGTFHGSLLWALDRTATAMGGRALRRWLLQPLLDIDEIQARQETIQELVDHGGLRQALQQLLGQIYDLERLAGRTGSGTASARDLVALADSLSRLPELAQIVESAQSPYLQALQQVPPRLEALGRKLHRHLVDSPPVTLTEGGLIREGVNLELDSLRRQISHDIQWIRDLEEAEKQRTGIQTLKVSYNKTFGYYISISRGKSEKAPADYIRKQTLTNEERYITPALKEKETEVFNAQNAAHQMEFDLFVELRSQAGEQAEQIRQVARSIAAADVLGGLAELAIYQGYCRPVITPERTVQILEGRHPVVEQSLPAGFFVPNSVELGAGAWGTEADGSTLTPDLIVLTGPNASGKSCYLRQVGLIQLMAQIGSFIPAQAAILGICDRIFTRVGAVDDLATGQSTFMVEMNETANILNHATDRSLVLLDEIGRGTATFDGLSIAWAVAEHLATEIKAYTIFATHYHELNELASILPNVANYQVVVKELPDRIVFLHQVRPGGADRSYGIEVGRLAGLPPAVIQRAKQVLGQIEKHSKIAVGLRKGSRSEGSLSTKPTHQGHSVGEPAEQLDIFGV from the coding sequence ATGGCTGATGTCTCATCTGCAACCCCAGATCCAACGGAGGGCATTCCGGAGCGGCTGGTTAAGAATAAAGATCGGATGGCTGACCACCGACTGGTCGATCGGGATCTCCTGACGCCGATGATGCGTCATTATGTGGAGATGAAAGACCGCTATCCCCAGGCCCTACTGCTCTACCGGGTGGGAGATTTCTTTGAAAGCTTTTTTCAGGATGCGGTGACGATCGCCCGAGAGCTGGAACTGGTCTTAACTGGGAAAGAGTCTGGCAAGGAACTGGGGCGGGCCTTTATGGCTGGCATCCCCCATCATGCCCTGGAACGCTACTGCACCCTGCTCGTTGAAAAGGGATATGCGATCGCCATCTGCGATCAGGTGGAAGATCCGGCTCTGGCTCAGGGCCTCGTCCGCAGGGAAGTCACCCGCGTCATCACCCCCGGCACAGTGCTGGAAGAGGGCATGTTGACTGCCCGTCGCAACAATTTTCTGGCAGCGCTGGTGATCGCTGGTCCCCACTGGGGATTAGCCTATGCGGATATCTCCACGGGTGAGTTTTTCACGACTCAAGCCAGTCCCCTGGAACAATTAACCCAGGAACTGATGCGGTTACAACCTTCAGAAGTTTTATTTCCTACCCATGCGCCCGACCTAATAGGGTTACTCCGCCCCGGTGAACCATCCGAACAACTGCCAGATTGTCTCCCCGTGCAATTTTGCTACACCCTGAGATCTCAACTGCCCTTCAGCCAGGGAGAAGCTCGCCAGCGTTTATTGGAAACCTTTCGAGTCCGATCGCTAGAAGGATTGGGATGCGAACATTTGCCCCTGGCCATCCGAGCTGCGGGGGGGCTACTGGAGTACCTGGAAGACACCCAGAAGGATCGGTCCGTCCCCCTTCAACTCCCACGCACCTATACCCTGACGGACTATCTGACGATCGACCACCAGACCCGGCGCAACCTGGAAATCACCCAAACAGTTCGGGATGGCACCTTTCATGGCTCACTTCTGTGGGCCCTAGACCGAACCGCAACAGCCATGGGGGGGCGGGCTCTCCGTCGCTGGCTGTTACAACCCTTGCTGGACATTGATGAAATTCAGGCCCGCCAGGAAACAATTCAGGAACTGGTTGACCACGGGGGATTGCGGCAGGCTCTGCAGCAACTTCTGGGCCAAATTTATGATCTGGAACGATTGGCCGGACGTACTGGTTCTGGGACGGCCAGTGCCCGCGATCTGGTGGCCCTGGCAGACTCCCTCAGCCGCCTGCCAGAACTGGCTCAGATCGTCGAATCGGCCCAATCCCCCTACCTCCAAGCTCTGCAACAGGTTCCCCCTCGACTGGAAGCGTTAGGTCGAAAATTACATCGCCATCTAGTGGATAGCCCACCCGTGACCCTGACTGAAGGCGGGCTGATTCGGGAAGGCGTTAACCTGGAGCTGGACAGCCTCCGCCGCCAAATCAGCCATGACATCCAGTGGATTCGGGATCTGGAAGAGGCTGAAAAACAGCGCACTGGCATTCAAACCTTAAAGGTCAGTTACAACAAGACCTTTGGGTATTACATCAGCATTTCACGGGGAAAGTCGGAAAAAGCCCCGGCAGATTACATTCGCAAACAGACCCTGACGAATGAGGAGCGCTACATCACCCCAGCATTGAAAGAGAAGGAAACGGAGGTATTCAATGCCCAGAATGCCGCCCACCAGATGGAATTCGATCTGTTCGTCGAGTTGAGATCCCAAGCTGGAGAACAGGCTGAACAGATTCGTCAGGTGGCCCGATCGATCGCAGCCGCAGATGTCCTGGGTGGCCTGGCAGAGTTAGCCATTTACCAGGGTTACTGCCGTCCCGTCATCACCCCTGAGCGAACCGTGCAAATTCTGGAAGGGCGGCATCCCGTGGTGGAACAGTCCTTACCCGCTGGTTTTTTCGTCCCCAATTCGGTGGAGTTAGGAGCTGGAGCCTGGGGAACCGAGGCCGATGGGTCTACCCTGACCCCAGACCTGATCGTGCTGACAGGACCAAACGCCAGTGGCAAGAGTTGTTACCTGCGGCAGGTGGGGCTGATTCAGCTCATGGCCCAGATCGGTAGTTTCATCCCAGCCCAGGCAGCCATTCTGGGGATTTGCGATCGCATTTTTACCCGCGTCGGGGCCGTGGATGACCTGGCCACGGGTCAATCTACCTTCATGGTCGAGATGAATGAAACGGCGAATATTCTGAACCATGCCACTGATCGATCCCTGGTCCTCCTGGACGAGATTGGTCGAGGCACCGCAACCTTCGATGGGTTGTCGATCGCCTGGGCCGTCGCCGAGCATCTGGCCACAGAGATCAAAGCCTACACGATTTTTGCCACCCATTACCATGAGCTCAATGAACTGGCCTCCATTTTGCCAAATGTGGCCAACTATCAGGTGGTGGTCAAAGAACTCCCTGATCGGATCGTGTTCCTGCACCAGGTTCGTCCCGGTGGGGCCGATCGCTCCTACGGCATCGAAGTGGGGCGTCTGGCTGGCCTGCCCCCGGCTGTAATTCAGCGGGCGAAACAGGTGCTGGGCCAGATTGAAAAACATTCCAAAATTGCTGTCGGCCTGCGGAAGGGAAGCCGATCGGAGGGCAGCTTATCGACCAAACCCACCCACCAGGGTCATTCCGTAGGGGAACCAGCAGAGCAGCTCGACATTTTTGGTGTTTGA